One part of the Dyadobacter sp. 676 genome encodes these proteins:
- a CDS encoding tetratricopeptide repeat protein, with product MKESVVIWLALLIPVMSLAQNTHLASAGTSTDTNVAPKKPLNLNERRITPLFGEVSKTSEQIDEEIKFLSDCDKSFSTRAEASSFFATRAWEYLQEGSLDTACYRFNLAQLLNDKNVEAYWGLGVVSYQRENWVDAKRMLSKGVSLQGDNVPLLVDLSTVQLKLYAITSRKEELEEASEVLKRAVALDSTYALGQYNLALLHYNLDELDKSWEHLHKGRVLDFSQLNLDFVELLKAKMPDPQGFFK from the coding sequence ATGAAAGAATCTGTTGTAATTTGGCTTGCCCTCCTGATACCTGTAATGAGCCTTGCTCAAAACACGCATCTGGCAAGCGCGGGTACAAGCACAGATACAAACGTAGCCCCTAAAAAGCCTCTCAATTTGAATGAAAGGCGGATTACCCCGCTCTTCGGGGAAGTGAGTAAGACATCGGAGCAGATTGATGAAGAGATTAAATTCCTGAGTGATTGTGACAAATCGTTCTCGACGCGGGCGGAAGCAAGCAGCTTCTTCGCCACCCGCGCGTGGGAATATTTGCAGGAAGGTTCTCTGGACACCGCCTGCTACCGTTTTAACCTTGCCCAACTCCTGAATGACAAAAACGTGGAGGCCTACTGGGGGCTTGGTGTTGTGTCTTACCAACGCGAAAACTGGGTGGACGCCAAAAGAATGCTGAGCAAAGGAGTCAGCTTGCAGGGCGACAATGTGCCGCTGCTGGTGGATTTGTCGACCGTACAGCTCAAATTGTACGCGATCACAAGCCGTAAGGAGGAACTGGAAGAGGCAAGCGAGGTGCTCAAACGCGCTGTCGCGCTTGATTCGACTTATGCATTGGGCCAATACAACCTGGCGCTGCTGCATTACAACCTCGATGAGCTTGATAAATCCTGGGAGCACCTGCACAAAGGCCGGGTCCTTGATTTCAGCCAGCTGAATCTCGACTTTGTGGAGCTTCTGAAAGCCAAAATGCCCGATCCCCAGGGATTTTTCAAGTAA
- a CDS encoding DEAD/DEAH box helicase: MQETQNSFGQFKLNRQLLDAIEEAGYTEPTPIQEQAIPVALAGQDILGIAQTGTGKTAAYTLPLLMRIKYAQGQHPRALILAPTRELAMQISEAIIQLGKYTDIRTVVLYGGVGPKTQIEALRKGVDIVVATPGRFMDLYFQEEIVVKHLNVMVLDEADKMMDMGFMPQIRKLLEVIPRKRQNMLFSATFSGKVENLSYEFLEFPTRIEITPQATAAEMVTQTIYEVPNFRTKINLLSYLLEDKETFTRVLVFTRSREVAGLVHQNLLNRAVPEAQLRVIHANKGQNTRINAMEAFREGQIRVMVATDVVARGIDITEVSHVINFDVPLIYEDYVHRIGRTGRANNVGSAITFMTIADEYHIRKIEAMIRMEIPRARFPDEVTITETPFQERQDMLREIDNQRRKEDPTFKGAFHEKKWQAPPPAKRSPGNTGKGRRPTGGRSKRR, from the coding sequence ATGCAAGAGACGCAAAACTCATTCGGGCAGTTCAAGCTCAACCGCCAATTGCTCGATGCAATCGAAGAAGCGGGTTATACCGAACCAACCCCCATCCAGGAACAGGCGATCCCCGTGGCGCTGGCAGGACAGGACATCTTAGGGATCGCCCAGACCGGCACCGGCAAGACCGCCGCATATACATTGCCTTTGTTAATGCGCATCAAATATGCCCAGGGGCAGCATCCCAGGGCGTTGATTCTGGCGCCTACCCGCGAGCTGGCGATGCAAATATCGGAGGCCATTATTCAGCTCGGCAAGTATACCGATATCCGTACCGTGGTACTTTACGGTGGCGTAGGCCCGAAAACGCAGATCGAAGCATTGCGTAAGGGTGTCGACATCGTCGTAGCGACACCCGGACGGTTTATGGACCTGTATTTCCAGGAAGAGATCGTTGTGAAGCATTTGAATGTGATGGTGCTCGACGAGGCCGATAAAATGATGGATATGGGTTTTATGCCCCAAATCCGCAAGCTGCTTGAAGTGATCCCGCGCAAAAGGCAGAATATGCTTTTCTCGGCGACATTTTCGGGGAAGGTGGAGAATCTTTCCTACGAATTTCTCGAATTCCCGACGCGCATCGAGATTACCCCTCAGGCTACCGCCGCCGAAATGGTGACGCAGACCATTTACGAGGTACCGAATTTCCGAACGAAAATCAATTTGCTATCCTATTTGCTGGAAGATAAAGAGACCTTCACACGCGTGCTCGTATTCACACGCAGCCGCGAGGTAGCCGGGCTTGTCCATCAGAATCTGTTGAACAGGGCGGTCCCGGAGGCGCAACTACGGGTGATCCACGCCAATAAGGGCCAGAATACCCGTATCAATGCGATGGAGGCATTCAGAGAAGGGCAAATAAGGGTGATGGTCGCTACGGACGTAGTGGCGCGGGGGATCGATATTACCGAGGTGAGCCACGTGATCAATTTCGATGTACCGCTTATCTATGAAGACTATGTGCACCGGATCGGGCGGACCGGCCGGGCCAACAATGTGGGCAGCGCAATCACATTTATGACGATTGCCGACGAATACCATATCCGGAAGATCGAAGCAATGATCCGTATGGAAATCCCGAGAGCCAGGTTTCCGGATGAAGTAACTATTACGGAAACACCATTCCAGGAGCGGCAGGATATGTTGCGCGAGATCGACAACCAGCGCCGCAAGGAAGATCCGACATTCAAGGGTGCATTTCATGAGAAAAAGTGGCAGGCACCGCCGCCTGCGAAGCGGTCGCCGGGGAATACCGGTAAGGGGCGCAGGCCAACGGGCGGAAGAAGTAAACGCAGGTAA
- a CDS encoding valine--tRNA ligase has translation MISKTYAPQEIEDKWYSYWIENKFFQSKPNPDKEPYTIVIPPPNVTGVLHMGHMLNNTIQDILVRKARMEGREACWVPGTDHASIATEAKVVAMLKERGISKRDLTRGEFLEYCWEWTHKYGGIILKQLRKLGASCDWDRTRFTMEPDLYDSVIDVFIDLYNKGEIYRGHRMVNWDPQARTTVSDEEVIMKEVNQKLVYLRYPLEEENGGGNMEEGVTIATTRPETIMADVAICVNPADERYQHLIGKKVLIPLINRAIPIIADDYVEMEFGTGCLKVTPAHDTNDYELGKRHNLPVIDLLNEDGTLNEKAQILVGEERFVARKKIIRMLEESGNLVKVEEYRSNVGHSERTDSVIEPRLSEQWFLKMEKISKPAFENVMNDTVQLIPAKFKNTYRHWMENVRDWNISRQLWWGHRIPAYYLNDGTMIVAKSKREALRKAQHEYQLFALTEEDLTQDPDVLDTWFSSWLWPISVFNGIKEPDNEEVNYYYPTNDLVTAPEILFFWVARMIIAGYEYRGQYPFKNVYLTGIVRDKLGRKMSKSLGNSPDPIELIDKYGADSIRTGMLFSSQAGNDLPFDEKLIEQGRNFGNKIWNAFRLVKGWNVTTEIEAPAGSRLAVQWFESKLNQTLAEVQDHFSKFRISDALSSIYKLIWDDFCAQYLEMIKPGFEQPIDLLTYDSTLDFFDRQMRLLHPFMPFITEEIWQNIIERSENDSICIAHFPQARNFDQALLNDFDILFELVSSIRNLRNAKGISPKTALPLAIRSEANGRYNTLTPLIEKLANVEGIRYVTGEAEGTSFRVKSDEFFVNLADELDVEAERENLLRELEYTRGFLDSVMKKLSNERFVANAKGDIVEKERQKQADAEAKIATLTEALARLK, from the coding sequence ATGATTTCCAAAACTTATGCCCCTCAGGAGATAGAGGATAAATGGTACTCCTACTGGATTGAGAACAAGTTCTTTCAGTCGAAACCCAATCCCGACAAGGAACCCTACACCATCGTGATCCCGCCGCCGAACGTGACCGGCGTGCTGCACATGGGGCATATGCTCAATAATACCATTCAGGACATTCTGGTGCGCAAGGCCCGGATGGAAGGCAGGGAAGCGTGCTGGGTACCCGGTACCGACCACGCGTCCATCGCTACCGAAGCGAAAGTGGTAGCAATGCTCAAAGAGCGCGGAATCAGCAAGCGGGACCTTACCCGCGGGGAATTTCTCGAATATTGCTGGGAGTGGACCCACAAATACGGGGGCATTATCCTGAAACAGCTGCGTAAGCTCGGTGCTTCCTGCGACTGGGACCGTACGCGCTTCACCATGGAACCGGATTTGTACGATTCGGTGATCGACGTTTTTATTGACCTTTATAATAAGGGAGAAATATACCGCGGCCACCGGATGGTGAACTGGGACCCGCAGGCGCGTACGACCGTGTCCGACGAGGAGGTGATCATGAAGGAGGTGAACCAGAAGCTGGTTTATCTGCGGTATCCTCTGGAAGAAGAGAACGGAGGAGGGAATATGGAGGAAGGGGTTACGATTGCTACTACGCGGCCGGAGACCATTATGGCGGACGTGGCGATTTGCGTGAACCCGGCGGACGAACGTTACCAGCATCTGATCGGGAAAAAGGTGCTGATTCCCTTGATCAACCGCGCCATTCCGATCATTGCCGACGATTATGTGGAAATGGAGTTCGGAACGGGCTGTTTGAAAGTGACGCCCGCGCATGATACCAACGACTATGAGCTTGGAAAGCGCCATAACCTGCCCGTTATCGATTTGTTGAATGAGGACGGGACCCTGAATGAGAAGGCGCAGATCCTGGTAGGCGAAGAGCGTTTTGTGGCACGGAAGAAGATTATCAGGATGCTCGAAGAATCGGGCAACCTGGTGAAAGTGGAAGAATATCGTTCGAATGTAGGCCATTCGGAGCGGACGGACTCGGTGATCGAGCCGCGGCTTTCGGAACAGTGGTTTTTGAAAATGGAGAAAATCAGCAAGCCCGCATTCGAAAATGTGATGAATGATACGGTGCAACTGATTCCCGCGAAATTCAAGAATACCTACCGCCACTGGATGGAGAACGTGCGCGACTGGAACATCAGCCGCCAGCTTTGGTGGGGCCACCGCATTCCGGCCTATTACCTCAACGATGGCACGATGATCGTGGCGAAGTCGAAGCGGGAAGCACTGCGCAAGGCACAGCACGAATACCAGCTTTTTGCATTAACGGAGGAAGACCTCACACAGGATCCCGACGTGCTGGATACCTGGTTTTCGTCATGGCTGTGGCCGATCTCGGTTTTCAATGGAATCAAGGAGCCCGATAACGAGGAAGTCAACTATTATTATCCTACCAATGACCTCGTGACCGCTCCGGAAATCCTTTTCTTCTGGGTGGCACGGATGATCATCGCGGGGTACGAGTACCGCGGGCAGTATCCGTTCAAGAACGTGTACCTGACGGGCATCGTTCGCGACAAGCTGGGGCGCAAAATGTCGAAGTCGCTGGGCAATTCGCCCGACCCGATTGAACTCATCGATAAATATGGCGCGGACAGCATTCGTACAGGTATGCTTTTCAGTTCCCAGGCAGGCAACGATCTTCCGTTCGACGAGAAGCTGATCGAGCAGGGCCGGAATTTCGGAAACAAAATATGGAATGCGTTCCGGTTGGTAAAAGGCTGGAACGTGACGACCGAAATCGAAGCCCCGGCAGGTTCCCGACTGGCGGTACAATGGTTTGAAAGCAAACTGAACCAGACCCTGGCCGAAGTGCAGGACCATTTCTCGAAATTCCGTATTTCGGACGCGTTAAGCTCGATCTATAAGCTGATTTGGGACGATTTCTGTGCACAATACCTCGAAATGATCAAGCCGGGCTTTGAGCAGCCGATCGATTTGCTTACCTACGATTCCACGCTCGATTTCTTCGATCGTCAGATGCGTCTATTGCATCCGTTTATGCCTTTCATCACGGAGGAAATCTGGCAGAATATCATTGAAAGGAGTGAGAACGATTCGATCTGTATCGCCCATTTTCCGCAGGCACGCAATTTTGACCAGGCTTTGCTGAACGACTTTGATATATTGTTTGAACTGGTTTCCTCGATCCGCAATCTGCGGAATGCGAAAGGTATCAGTCCTAAAACTGCATTACCCCTCGCGATCCGTTCCGAGGCGAACGGGCGCTACAATACACTGACGCCGCTGATCGAAAAGCTGGCGAATGTGGAGGGCATCCGTTATGTGACCGGCGAAGCGGAAGGAACTTCGTTCCGGGTGAAGTCGGATGAGTTTTTCGTGAACCTTGCCGACGAGCTGGATGTCGAGGCCGAACGTGAAAATCTGCTTCGCGAACTGGAATATACGAGAGGGTTCCTCGACTCTGTCATGAAGAAACTCTCGAACGAACGTTTCGTGGCGAATGCGAAAGGCGACATCGTCGAAAAAGAGCGCCAGAAACAGGCCGACGCCGAAGCGAAGATCGCGACTTTGACAGAGGCGCTGGCGAGGCTTAAATAA
- a CDS encoding HAMP domain-containing sensor histidine kinase gives MTKRKIQIIVGLMCLALIGLIGFQWYWIREAIAIRNDQFNQKVSESVQQVVHRLEKQEMMYLLQRRIEAEQQKSKLDRIAQLRDMPVKRTAPPAPKAPVHEAAPRIQPRMEIAIGPNGEEIHYQIITEAVPTDVLSPNFRVMVDHQQRIIEEFFQAQQYGMAGIDEFMRRRLDDERRLGNAMRGMGDPAIRRKGGDWVKKDSVSGNTANRKVALPDHVKGARQKSRAVIATAEPDRAELLKEVMKDFIYTKRPIEQRVNRFLLDTLLKKQLVQNGVTLPYEFAVRGQSADSLIFSTVSMRPREWEEKSYKASLFPNETLGAQNALYVFFPDQQRYILSNMSVMFGGSGVLIVVIMACFYMAVTTILRQKKLSDIKNDFINNMTHEFKTPISTIALAAEMAQENSASLVGSPKGARLDRYLGIIREENKRLGTHVEKVLQMALLDKGHVKLKITDANIHDLIGKALNGQSVQIEQKEGEVDLNFDAEEDVVAADEVHISNILNNLIDNAIKYSPEKLHLTITTRNENGGIAIAIADKGIGMSREQQQRVFDTFYRVPTGNLHDVKGFGLGLSYVKKMVEAHDGTVRLQSKPGEGSTFTIWLPVRKEEQIV, from the coding sequence ATGACCAAGCGGAAAATACAAATTATCGTAGGGCTGATGTGCCTGGCTTTGATCGGGCTGATCGGCTTTCAATGGTACTGGATCAGGGAGGCGATCGCGATACGGAATGACCAGTTCAACCAGAAGGTTTCTGAATCGGTCCAGCAGGTGGTGCACCGGTTGGAAAAGCAGGAAATGATGTACCTGCTGCAACGCCGCATCGAGGCCGAGCAACAGAAAAGCAAGCTCGACCGCATTGCCCAGCTGCGCGACATGCCTGTGAAACGGACGGCCCCTCCCGCGCCCAAGGCGCCTGTCCACGAGGCGGCTCCCCGCATTCAGCCCCGGATGGAAATCGCTATTGGCCCGAACGGGGAGGAGATCCACTACCAGATTATTACCGAGGCGGTACCCACGGATGTGCTGAGTCCCAATTTCAGGGTGATGGTCGATCATCAGCAGCGGATCATCGAAGAATTTTTCCAGGCCCAGCAATATGGTATGGCCGGCATCGACGAATTTATGCGCCGAAGGCTGGATGACGAACGCCGCCTGGGTAATGCAATGCGCGGAATGGGCGATCCGGCAATTCGCAGGAAGGGCGGCGACTGGGTGAAAAAAGACTCTGTTTCGGGCAATACAGCGAACAGGAAGGTAGCATTGCCGGACCACGTAAAAGGAGCCAGGCAGAAATCCAGGGCGGTGATAGCCACGGCGGAGCCCGACCGCGCCGAACTGCTGAAAGAGGTCATGAAGGATTTTATTTATACCAAAAGACCGATCGAACAGCGCGTGAACCGCTTTTTACTGGACACGTTGTTGAAAAAACAGCTCGTTCAGAACGGTGTGACTCTACCTTATGAATTTGCGGTGCGCGGCCAGTCGGCGGACAGCCTTATTTTTTCGACCGTGAGCATGCGGCCGCGCGAGTGGGAAGAAAAATCCTACAAGGCGTCGCTTTTCCCCAATGAGACGCTGGGCGCCCAGAATGCATTATACGTGTTCTTCCCCGACCAGCAGCGATATATTCTGAGCAATATGAGCGTAATGTTCGGAGGCTCCGGGGTACTGATCGTTGTGATCATGGCCTGTTTTTATATGGCCGTGACGACTATCCTTCGACAGAAAAAACTTTCGGATATCAAAAACGACTTCATTAACAACATGACCCACGAATTTAAAACGCCCATTTCAACCATTGCATTGGCAGCGGAAATGGCGCAGGAAAATTCGGCGTCACTGGTAGGCAGTCCGAAGGGCGCGCGCCTGGATCGCTATCTGGGAATTATCCGGGAGGAGAACAAACGGCTCGGAACACATGTAGAGAAGGTATTGCAAATGGCGCTGCTCGACAAGGGCCATGTGAAACTGAAAATCACCGATGCCAATATTCATGACCTGATCGGCAAGGCGCTCAATGGACAGAGCGTGCAGATAGAGCAGAAAGAAGGGGAAGTCGACCTGAATTTCGATGCGGAAGAAGACGTAGTGGCGGCCGATGAAGTGCATATCTCCAATATTTTGAATAACCTGATCGACAATGCGATCAAATACTCGCCTGAAAAGCTTCATTTAACTATCACAACCCGGAACGAGAACGGGGGCATTGCGATCGCCATTGCCGACAAGGGCATTGGCATGAGCCGTGAGCAGCAGCAGCGGGTATTCGACACATTCTATCGTGTGCCTACGGGTAATTTGCATGACGTGAAAGGCTTCGGGCTTGGATTGAGTTATGTCAAAAAAATGGTGGAAGCGCATGACGGCACGGTTCGCCTGCAAAGTAAACCAGGTGAAGGAAGCACATTTACGATCTGGCTGCCGGTCCGCAAAGAGGAGCAAATAGTTTAG
- a CDS encoding T9SS type A sorting domain-containing protein encodes MKTVSIQKLTWSLLLVAAPALLSVVQAQSDKKPDADKKTSIRIRVSEDDNGKVRDIEKNYEVGAMTDDERQKFIDKVLDSLNVDKKRKQTISITVDDGGDGVIAARKRKKVIVDHRDPREPMAFHWDGNFKYDLDWDSEKFSENMKKIEKNFDRNFRPKAKIMMRDMEDFGRNFGKNFEYAWDNPENGKAASIRSLNAYANNPADDVLNLRFSVPQKGNVTVTVTDTKGREVGKKEIHEFEGEYVGQIELKKNTKGTLFVTVVQNEDGAVKRVVIP; translated from the coding sequence ATGAAAACTGTTTCAATTCAAAAACTGACATGGTCGCTGCTGCTTGTGGCGGCTCCCGCATTGCTATCCGTTGTACAGGCGCAATCCGACAAAAAGCCCGACGCCGACAAGAAGACGAGTATCCGGATCCGGGTCAGCGAGGACGATAACGGCAAAGTCCGGGACATTGAAAAAAATTACGAGGTAGGCGCGATGACCGACGATGAAAGACAAAAATTCATCGACAAAGTGCTCGATTCGTTGAATGTGGACAAGAAACGGAAACAAACCATTTCGATCACCGTCGACGACGGCGGCGATGGTGTGATAGCTGCGAGAAAGCGCAAAAAGGTAATCGTCGATCACCGCGATCCGCGCGAACCGATGGCCTTCCACTGGGACGGGAATTTCAAGTATGACCTCGACTGGGATTCGGAAAAATTCAGCGAGAACATGAAAAAGATCGAGAAGAACTTCGACAGGAACTTCCGCCCGAAGGCAAAGATCATGATGCGCGACATGGAAGATTTCGGCAGGAATTTCGGTAAAAACTTCGAGTACGCCTGGGATAACCCCGAAAACGGCAAGGCGGCTAGTATCCGCTCATTGAATGCCTATGCGAACAATCCGGCGGACGACGTGCTTAACCTGCGCTTCAGCGTGCCACAAAAAGGCAATGTAACCGTCACGGTTACCGACACAAAAGGCCGGGAAGTGGGTAAAAAAGAAATACACGAGTTCGAAGGCGAGTATGTAGGCCAGATCGAACTTAAGAAAAATACAAAAGGAACGCTGTTCGTAACGGTGGTTCAGAATGAAGATGGAGCGGTGAAAAGGGTGGTTATTCCCTGA
- a CDS encoding adenylate kinase has translation MLNLILFGPPGAGKGTQSEKIIAKYNLIHLSTGDLLRSEIQAGTELGLKAKTLMDQGILVPDEVVIGMIDNKLREHRDAAGFIFDGFPRTVKQAEALDQLLASYNESISVMVALSVNDDELLARLLNRGKTSGRPDDQNEELIAKRIQEYNSKTKPVADYYQGQGKFVAINGIGEIDFIFGEISKAIEAA, from the coding sequence ATGCTGAATCTTATACTGTTTGGCCCTCCGGGAGCCGGGAAAGGTACCCAAAGTGAAAAAATAATTGCAAAATACAATTTGATCCACCTTTCGACAGGAGATCTGCTGCGCTCGGAAATTCAGGCCGGTACCGAACTCGGGCTGAAAGCCAAAACATTGATGGACCAGGGAATCCTTGTGCCCGACGAGGTGGTGATCGGCATGATCGACAACAAGTTGAGAGAGCACCGCGACGCGGCCGGCTTTATTTTCGACGGTTTTCCGAGAACCGTAAAGCAAGCCGAAGCGCTCGATCAATTGCTGGCGAGCTACAATGAAAGCATTTCGGTAATGGTTGCACTGTCTGTCAACGACGACGAACTGCTGGCCCGGCTCCTGAACCGTGGCAAGACTTCCGGCCGCCCCGACGACCAGAACGAAGAGCTGATCGCCAAGCGCATTCAGGAATACAACAGCAAAACCAAGCCAGTGGCTGACTACTATCAGGGCCAGGGCAAGTTTGTTGCCATCAACGGAATAGGTGAAATCGATTTTATCTTCGGGGAAATCTCGAAGGCGATCGAAGCTGCCTGA
- the obgE gene encoding GTPase ObgE has product MASSNFIDYVKINARSGNGGAGSMHFRREKHVEKGGPDGGDGGRGGHVILKGNAQLWTLLHLKYTKHVKAFDGKGGEGGRRTGAIGKDIILEVPLGTTAKNAETGEQLFEITEDGQEMILLRGGRGGLGNDHFKSATNQTPQYAQPGEPGKEEWFILELKVLADVGLVGFPNAGKSTLLSAVSAARPEIADYPFTTLVPNLGVVPYRDYKSFVMADIPGIIEGASQGKGLGLRFLRHIERNSILLFLVPASSENIEAEYQTLVQELRLYNPSLLDKKRILAISKMDLLTDEERVTLRQNLPNGIPTLLISAVTQEGIEQLKDKIWELINSPFPVQ; this is encoded by the coding sequence ATGGCCTCCTCCAACTTCATCGATTACGTAAAAATCAATGCGCGCTCCGGCAACGGCGGTGCCGGCTCCATGCATTTCAGGCGTGAAAAGCACGTGGAAAAAGGCGGACCGGATGGCGGCGACGGCGGGCGTGGCGGGCACGTGATCCTCAAAGGCAATGCTCAGCTCTGGACATTGCTTCATTTAAAATATACCAAACACGTAAAAGCATTCGACGGCAAAGGCGGCGAAGGCGGCCGGCGAACCGGCGCGATCGGAAAGGATATTATCCTGGAAGTCCCGCTGGGCACGACGGCGAAAAATGCCGAAACCGGCGAGCAGCTTTTCGAAATCACCGAAGACGGGCAGGAAATGATCCTGCTTCGCGGCGGCCGGGGGGGACTTGGAAACGACCACTTCAAGTCGGCGACCAATCAAACCCCGCAATATGCCCAGCCTGGCGAACCCGGTAAGGAAGAATGGTTCATCCTGGAACTGAAAGTATTGGCCGATGTGGGCCTGGTCGGCTTCCCTAACGCCGGTAAATCCACATTACTTTCCGCAGTTTCGGCCGCCAGACCGGAAATTGCCGACTATCCCTTCACGACGCTGGTGCCTAACCTGGGCGTGGTACCCTACCGCGATTACAAATCCTTTGTCATGGCGGACATTCCGGGGATTATCGAGGGCGCTTCACAGGGCAAAGGACTTGGATTACGCTTCTTGCGCCATATCGAACGCAATTCTATCCTTCTTTTTCTGGTACCTGCGAGCAGCGAAAACATCGAGGCAGAATACCAGACGCTCGTCCAGGAGCTTCGCCTGTACAACCCTTCACTACTGGACAAAAAACGTATTCTGGCCATTTCCAAAATGGACCTGCTCACTGATGAAGAGCGGGTTACACTTCGGCAAAATCTACCAAACGGCATCCCGACACTCCTGATTTCTGCAGTTACCCAAGAAGGCATTGAACAATTAAAAGATAAAATATGGGAACTGATCAATTCGCCGTTTCCCGTACAATAA